One Cucumis sativus cultivar 9930 chromosome 1, Cucumber_9930_V3, whole genome shotgun sequence DNA segment encodes these proteins:
- the LOC105434483 gene encoding GTP-binding nuclear protein Ran1B, giving the protein MALPDQKTVDYPSFKLVIVGDGGTGKTTFVKRHLTGEFEKKYEPTIGVEVHPLDFFTNCGKIRFYCWDTAGQEKFGGLRDGYYIHGQCAIIMFDVTARLTYKNVPTWHRDLCRVCENIPIVLCGNKVDVKNRQVKAKQVTFHRKKNLQYYEISAKSNYNFEKPFLYLARKLAGDPNIHFVESPALAPPEVQIDLAVQQQHEAELVAAASQPLPDDDDDAFD; this is encoded by the exons ATG GCTTTGCCCGACCAGAAGACTGTTGATTATCCTAGTTTCAAGCTCGTCATTGTTGGTGATGGCGGCACTG GGAAAACAACGTTTGTGAAAAGACATCTCACAGGGGAGTTCGAAAAGAAATACGAAC CAACCATTGGCGTGGAAGTGCACCCTTTAGACTTCTTCACAAACTGTggaaaaattagattttactGCTGGGACACTGCTGGGCAGGAGAAGTTCGGTGGTCTACGTGATGGCTACTA CATCCATGGGCAATGTGCAATCATCATGTTTGATGTTACTGCTAGATTGACATACAAAAACGTCCCTACATGGCATCGTGATCTTTGCAG GGTGTGTGAGAATATTCCAATTGTTCTTTGTGGAAACAAGGTGGATGTGAAAAACAGGCAGGTTAAGGCCAAACAAGTCACGTTCCACAGGAAGAAGAACCTACAGTACTATGAAATTTCTGCAAAGAGTAACTACAACTTTGAAAAACCATTCCTCTACTTGGCCAGGAAGTTAGCTGG GGATCCCAACATTCATTTTGTGGAGTCTCCAGCTCTGGCTCCTCCTGAAGTACAAATTGACTTGGCTGTCCAGCAACA GCATGAAGCTGAATTGGTAGCAGCTGCCAGTCAACCTCTTCCCGATGACGACGATGATGCTTTTGATTAA